Genomic DNA from Aquisalimonas asiatica:
ATACCCACACCTTCCAGTATGTCGTGGACTCCCTCGGCCTGTCCGAAGGCGAGGTCTTCAACATGTACCGGGAGGTGCCGTCGATTACCGATAAGGCCGCCTGGGCACTGAAATACACCCGCAACCTGGAGGAGGGCAATTTTGATACCTCCACGGATGAGGGCGCGCAGAACTTTCTGCGGGACCTGGTGGCCTTCTACGTGGTGTTCGAGGGCATGTGGTTCTATACCGGGTTCGCCCAGATCCTCAGCCTCGGCCGGCGCAACAAGATGACCGGGATCGCGGAGCAGTATCAGTACATCCTGCGGGATGAATCCCTGCACCTGAACTTCGGCATTGATGTGATCAACCAGATCAAGCTGGAAAACCCTCACTTGTGGACGCCCGAATTCCAGGCCGAAGTCATCGAGATGCTCAAGGAGGCCACTCAACTGGAGATCGCTTACGCCGAAGACACCATGCCCAACGGCCTGCTCGGCATGAACGCGCAGATGTGCGAGGAATACATGCACTTCATCTGCAACCGCCGCTGCAGCCAGCTGGGCCTGCCGGAGCTGTTCCCCGGTGCCCGGAATCCGTTCCCCTGGATGAGCGAAGCGATTGATCTCAAAAAAGAAAAGAACTTCTTCGAAGCGCGTGTGACGGAGTATCAGACCGGTGGTTCGTTGAAGTGGTAAGACAGCGGTTCGGGCCGGTGGGTACGCCACCGGTCCGCCCGGTCAACGACCGGGACCCGTCTTCGCCTAACCGGCGCCCATGGGGGGTCAGCCCTGTTTGCGGGCGTAACGGGAGAACATGGAGAACGCCCACACGCGCTGTGCCAGCATGACGCTGCAGCCGTGGCGCTCGTCCAGGGGCAGGCCGCTATCCAGGCGCGCCAGTTCATTGAACTCCTTGGCCAGGGTGTTGAGCTTGCGCTCCATCACCCGGAGTGATGCCTGGGAGAGCATCCCCGAGACGAACTGCAGCGACTCCGGCGGTGTGTCGAAGGCGGAGTCGAAGAATTCGCCGCGTACGTGCTGGTCGAAGAAGGCGCGGATCGGGCCGTTCTCCCGCCAGGTGAGAAAACGGGACGTGAGCAGCCGCGCGCGGTTGCCGGGCTGGAGTTCGATGAGTCCCATGCGGTCCAGGCGGGTCATGAGCCGGATACAGTCCAGCTCCTCCAGGTCGTAGTCGGTGATGATGTCCGCGAGGGTGTAGCGGTTGAGCAGCAGGTAGAACACCAGCAGCAGGCGGGGTTCGTCCGCCAGTGCCTGCTCCTGGGCGGCAGAGAGCTGGCGGATCTCGCCAGCGCCGTCCTCCACCATCTGCGAGAGCTCCGTGAGCGACAGGCCGGCCAGGTTGCTGACCGTCTCCAGCCGTTGCAGCGAGAAGCTCTCCTCCGAGAACAGCCGTTTCACGCTCGCCTCGCTGAGATCCAGTGCATCGGCGACATGGGCGTAGGTGACGCCGTGTGTCTTCAACGCCCGTTTCAGGGTGTTGATCAGCAGGCTGGTTTGCGGCGTCGGGCTCATGGCGTCTCCTCCTGCAGGCTGGCGACTCGGCGCTGGAGCAGTTCCGCGGTCGCCTCGTGCGGCGCAACCGGCTCACCGGCGGAGAGGCCCACGCGCTCCAGCAGACGCCGGGGGAGTTTGAGAAATGCAGGCCCGTCCTTGCGGCTGAAGAAGCTGCCCCACAGGCCGCTGAGCGCCATGGGGATGACCGGAACGGGCCGCCGGCGCACGATGTGCTCGATACCGCGCCGGAAGGTGTTCATCTCGCCGTGATCGGTGATCCGCCCTTCGGGAAAGGTGCACACGATCTCGCCGTCGGCCAGCGCGGCATCAATGCGGGCGTTGGCCTCTTCCAGGAGTTGCGGGTTCTCTTTCGCCGACGCGATGGGAATGGCCTTGGCCGTGCGGAAGATGAAGCTCAGCAGCGGGATGCGGAAGATGCGGTAGTGCATCACGAAGCGCACGGGGCGTCGGACCGCGCCGGCAATGATCAGCGCATCCACGAAGCTCACGTGGTTGCACACCAGGACCGCCGGGCCGTCCTCGGGAATATGCTCCAGCCCCTGTTTGCGCAGCCGGTAGACGGTATGAATCGCCATCCAGATCAGGAACCGCATCAGGAATTCGGGCACGAGCGTGAAGATGTAGAGCGCCACGGCGGCGTTCATCACGCCGACCACCAGAAACAGCTGCGGGATGCTGAGCCCGGCGACTCCGAGCAGCACGATGGCGAACCCGGATGCCAGCACCATGGCAAGGGCGTTGAGGACGTTGTTGCCCGCGATCGTGCGGGAGCGGTGTTCCGGGTCGCTGCGCTGCTGAATCAGGGCATACAGCGGCACGATGTAGAAACCGCCGAACAGGCCCAGCAGGACGACGCTGGTGAGCAGCGTCCAGCCGTAGTCGGTGGCGAGGAACTCCGCGGGGGTCATCAGCGCATCGACGTTGAGCTCCGTGGGGACGGTGAAGAACATCTGGATGGTGAACACGCTGATGCCGATGGCGCCGAACGGCACCAGCCCCAGCTCCACACGCTGCCCGGAGAGGCGGTCGCACAGCAGTGACCCGACACCGATGCCAACGGAGAATGCGGCCAGTAGCAGTGTGCCCACCAGTTCATTGCCGCCAAGGGCGAGCCGCGTGTAGTTGGGGAACTGCGTCATCAGCAGGGCGCCGAAGAACCAGAACCACGACACGCCGATGATCGCCAGGAAGACGGTGCGGTTGCCGTAGGTGTAGCGCAGGTTGCGGGCGATCTCGCCGAAGAGGTTCCAGTTGATGGTGAGATCCGGCGCGGCCGCGGGTGCGTTGGGGATGCGGCGGGATGCCAGGTAGCCGAGCACCGCCAGCACCACGACGGCGATGGAGACCAGTGCGGGGCCGGCATCGGCGCGCTCGATCAGCAGTCCGCCCGCGATGGTGCCGATGAGGATGGCGAGAAAGGTGCCCATCTCGACCAGGCCGTTGCCGGCGACCAGTTCGTCGTCCCGCAGGTGTTGTGGAATGATGCCGTACTTCACCGGGCCGAACAGGCTGGACTGGGCGCCGAGCAGGAACAGGGCGGTGATGAGCAGCCACAGGCTCTGGGTCAGGAGGCCGGCGACAGCAACCCCCATGATGGCGATCTCACCCAGTTTGATGGCACGGATGAGACGGCTCTTCTCCAGTTTGTCGGCGATTTGCCCGGCCAGCGGCGAGAACAGGAAGAACGGCAGCACGAACAGCCCGGCGGCGACGTTGATCATGACGTCCGGGTTGCTCACACCCCAGCGGGTGCCCTGGAACGCGATGAGGATCAGCAGCGCCTGCTTGAACAGGTTGTCGTTGAAGGCGCCGAGGAACTGGGTGCAGAAAAAGGGTGCGAAGCGCCGTTGCCGCAGCAGCGACTGGGTGTTGCCTTGAGCCATCGTTGCGTCCTTTCAATGTCCTTTTCGGCCGCACGGGTCCGGGTGCGCGCAGGCGTCAGCCGGGTAAGGTACCAGCAGGGTAGCGGATGGCGCTACCTGGACGTGCCGGACGGCTCAGTTGTCGTGGTTGCGTTCCAGGCGCTCCAGCATGTCGTCCACGGCCCGGTCGAGCTGGCGGTCGCGGTCGGCCACTTCGTCTTCGGGGGTCTGCTCCACGAGAATGTCGGGCAAGGCGCCGTTGTGCTCCATGTCGGTGCCGTCGGGCAGGTACCAGCCGCGGTAGGGGCGTCGCAGGTTGGCCCCGTCGATCAGGGAGTGACTTCCCGTGGAGATGACCCCGCCATAGGTCTGCTGGCCCACCAGGGTGCCCCGCTCCAGGGTGGAGAAGGCGTGGGCCAGGATTTCGGCGTTGGAATAGCTCTTCTCGTTCGCCAGCATGTTGATGGGCAGGGTGTAGCGCGGCGCGTCGAGACGGTCCTGCGGGTAATGGCCCGTGGCTTCCCCGTCGGCGCCGGCCGGGATGGTGTAGGCATGCTCGCGGGTCATGATCGACGTGAGAATGCGGTCCGTGGTGTGGCCGCCGCCGTTGTTGCGGACGTCGATGATGAGCCCTTCGCGGTCGTACGCGGCGGCGTAGAGATCGCCCTGGAAGTCTTCCAGGGAGGTCTGGTTCATGGACTGGATGTGGATGTAGCCCAGGCGGCCGTCGGACCGCTCTTCGACCCGTTCACGGCTGCGCTCGCGGAACGCGTCGTAGCGCAGCGTGGCCAGGTCGCTGTAGTCCACCGGCGTGACGAGCGTCCGGGCCGGTGAGGGGCGACGACCCGAGCCCCGCTCGAAGGTGACGATCACTTCCTCGTCCACCCGGCCCCGCAGCCGGTAGAGCATGGTGTCCCGCTCGTGGAACGGCTCCAGGTCGATCTCGGTGATGACATCGCCTGGCTCCATGCGCGCGGGGCCGCGATCCACCGGGCCATCCGGGATCACGGAAAGCACGCGGTAACCCCGGCGCCCGTCGTCCAGCTCCACCGGCTCGTAGTCGATCCCCAGGCGCCCGGACGGCTGTCGGCGGGCGGCACCGGGGCCGGGGTTCGAGAGTCCCGTGTGGGACGCGGCCAGCTCACCGAGCAGGCGGTTGGTGATGTCGCTGAACTCGCTCGCGGTGCGTGTGCGCCGGATGAGATCCTCGTACTCCGCGACCACCTCGCCCCAGTCCAGCCCGTTCATGTCCTGACGGTAGAAATGTTCGTCCATGACGCGCGCGGTCTCGCGGAATTTCTGCAGCGCCTGTTCGCGCAGATCCACCCGGATGCGCGCGGAAATGTCGGGATGGGTTGGCGACCCGCCCGTGGTCGATACCACACCGACGCGACCATCGGCGATGTAGATGACGCGGTCACCGGTGACGTTGAGGTGCTGGACCTCGGCACGGGGGGCGAGGCGTTTGCGGTCGCTGCCGTCCCAGTTCATGGACACCAGGCCTTCGCCGCTCTGGTTGAACACGAACCGGTCGCCGCCCGGGGTCATCTCGTTGGCGAACTGATGGCGGGGCAGGTCGGCCACCCGCTCGATGCGTCGCCAGGCCCTGTCCAGATCCAGTGACACCGGCTCGACGGCATCATCCGGATCGCGCTGTACCGGCAGGGGGCGCCGCTTGGCGGCCTCGGCGCGGGCGTCGCGGTAGTACGTTGCCCGTTCCCGGCGGGTCATGTTCTCCAGTGAGCGGTCCAGGTAGATCCGGTAGAGGTTGTAGTACTGGCCCGAGCGGTTGGAGATGAAGCTGAGCTTGCGGCCGTCGGCGGACCAGCGCGGATTGATGTCGTTGCGCGGGTGCCGGGTGATATTGACCGGTGCCGCGGATCCGTCGGCCGGCACGATGAAGATGTTGGCGCTGAAGTCCAGGTTGTTCTGGGAGTAGGCGATGTGGCGGCTGTCCGGAGACCAGCGCCAGTGGATGTTGCTGTCCCAGCCTTCCACCAGGCGGGTTGTCTCCCCGGTGTCCAGGTCCAGGGTCATGAGGTCGCCCCGCCCCCGGCGAAAGGCGACGGAGTTGCCATCGGGTGACGGCGAGGCTTCCCGGTCGTTGTGTTCAGTCTGCACCATGGGGCGGATGTAGAACTGAACCGCGTCGTGCCAGCGGGCCGGGTCCCGGTGGCGCGGCAGGTCGCCTGTATCCTCGTCAGGGTCCAGCTCCGTCTCCGGAATGGTCTCCGGCTCCGCATCCGGCTCGTCCAGCGGTTCCGGCAGCAGTGCGGGGTCCGGCGGATCGTCGGGCTCCGGTGGCAGGCCCGGTTCCACGGGCGCGAAGGGGTCCTCCGGCTCGTCGGAGCGTTGTCCCGGGTCCGCGTCGTCCTCGTCGCCCGATCTGGCTGCAACCGCCATGATGCCGTCGTCCACGGGCTCCGGCGCCGGATCCGCGCCCGGCGGGATCTCCTCCACGGGGCTTTCGGCAATCGCGTCCGAAGGCTGTATCCGGCCGCTGCGGATCTCCTCCCGGGTGAGGGCGACCCGCGCCTGGTAGATGGACTCCGTGCCGTCGCTGTCGTTGGTGAAGTACAGGCGCAGCCCGTCGGGGGACCAGCTCAGGTCCTTATGGCGTGCGTGGGTGCCACGGGTCACCGGCCGGGTGGGGCTGTGCTCGTCGATGTGACGAACGTAGACGCGGCCATAGGCGATGTAGGCCATGGTGCGACCGTCGGGGCTGAGAGCGGCTTCCGTGATCTCGCGGTCGATGCGCTTGAGCTCGAAACGGTCGTGGCCGTCTTCGCCGGCGCGCAGCGCAATGGGCCGGGGTTGTGCGTCGTCGCTGGCAAGATCGAGGGTGTAGAGCGTGTCCCATACCTGGACCACGGCAGTGCTGCCATCCCTGGAGACGTCGAAGTGCTGCACGTCGTGGCCGTTGAAATCGGTCAGCCGTTCGATGGCGTCGTCTTCATCCAGGCGCATGCGGTAGAGGTTGACGGTCTCGCCCTCGCGGTCGGACATGAACACCAGCGTCCGGTCGTCCGCCCAGCGTGCATTGCCGTCGTCGCCGTCGCGCTCCGTGAGGGGGCGAAAGCTGTCCTCCTCGTGGTCGTGAAGCCACAGGTCCATGGCTTCGGGGCCCCGGTAGTGCCGCCGGTTCCAGCCGTGGTAGATCCCGCCGCGGGTGAACACGGTGCGCAGGCCATCCGGCGACAGCCGGGGCTCCGAGCCGAAGGCGTCGTGAAGTCGCCGGTGGTCACCCCCCTCCGGTGACACCACGTAGGGCCGCTGGTCGCGGTAGACGTCCGCTTCCAGTAGCCCGGAGAAGGTGATGACCGGATTGCCGTCGGCGTCCAGGTCATAGCCGGGGTTGCGCAGGTGACGATCGCTGTGGGTGAGCTGCGAGACGCGCGTGCCGTCCTCGTGGACCCGCCAGAGGTTCAGGTAGCCGTCCCTGACGGACGTAAAGGTGAGCCAGTCCCCGTCGGGGCTCCAGCTGGAGTGGAGGTCGTCCTGCTCATGCCGCGTCAGGCGCCGGGCATCGCCACCGGAGACAGGCGCCCGCCACAGATCGCCGCCCCAGGAGAAGGCAATATGCTCGCCGTCCGGGCTGATGGAGGGAAAGCGCGGGAGACTCACACCGTCATCATCGGCTGTTGCTGCGGCGGGCAGCAGCAGACAGCAGCTCAGCGTGGTAAGCGCTAGATGGCGGATTAGACGGTTCACGCACGGCACCCGGATTGTTTCTGGGAGCAACATAACAAGCCGCAATTCAAGGACTCAACGACCGGCATCACAATTCTGACGACTGCAGCGGGCGGGGCTGGCTCGTATTCAGGTATTGTATTACTGTTGTGCAACGAATATATAATTATTGCTGGCCTGCCGGTCCGGCAACCCTGACCCGAGAGCGACCATGCCTGCAATCCGCCCTCTGATTACCCTCATGACCGCTGCAGCACTCCTCTGGGGGTGCCAGTCACGGCCGCCCATGGAAACCGTCGACTACGTGGACCTCGAGCGGTACATGGGGGACTGGTACGTGATCGCCAATATTCCCACATTTCTCGAGCGCGGGGCGCACAATGCGGTCGAGCGATACACCCTGAACGAGGACGGCACCATCGATACCGTGTTCACGTTCCGGGACGGCGGGTTCGATGGCGAGAAGAAGCGCTACAACCCGACCGGTTTCGTACGCAGCGACGACAATGCCGAGTGGGGCATGCAGTTCATCTGGCCCATCAAGGCCGAATTCCTGGTGATCTACCTGGATGACGACTACGAGCATACGGTGATCGGCCGGACGCGGCGTGATTACGTCTGGATCATGTCACGGGAGCCGGAGATGCCGGAGGAGGATCTGCAGCGCATCATCGCGTTCCTGGGCGAGCGCGGCTACGACACCGACGCCATTGAGCGTGTGCCGCAGCAGTGGGGCGAGTCGACGGAGGGGTGACGTCGCATGGGCCGGGACCCGTTATAATGGAGGGGGTTCAGGGCAGCGCAGGTGAGTTGTCATGGCAGTCGGTTGGGCGAAAGACGGGGCGGTGCAGGAGCAGATCGACAGCACCGTGGAGGAATCCGTGGAGCGTGCGCGGCGCCAGCTCCCCACCGGTGAGAGTCTGAGCCATTGTGAAGCCTGTGATGCGGAAATCCCGCCGGGGCGGCGCGAGGCGATTCCGGGCGTGCGACTGTGCGTGATCTGTCAGGAGGAGCGCGACCGGGAGCAGACAGCGCACGGCCATTACAACCGGCGGGGCAGCAAGGACAGCCAGTTGCGTTGACGGCGTACCGTCACTCCGCTCCGTCCTCGTTCACGTCGTCATCGCCATCGTCCCCAAGAGCCTGCTCCAGGTCGAACTGCAC
This window encodes:
- a CDS encoding ribonucleotide-diphosphate reductase subunit beta, with the translated sequence MSVLNWNDYDDNGAVTEAPEPTQPEPAAAAESPAGAPTGLEALESGAERVAVGDKRIINARADVNQLLPLKYHWAWEKYLAGCNNHWMPTEVSMQADIALWKSRDGLTDDERAMIMRNLGFFASSESLVANNVVLAIYRYITNPECRQYLLRQAFEEAVHTHTFQYVVDSLGLSEGEVFNMYREVPSITDKAAWALKYTRNLEEGNFDTSTDEGAQNFLRDLVAFYVVFEGMWFYTGFAQILSLGRRNKMTGIAEQYQYILRDESLHLNFGIDVINQIKLENPHLWTPEFQAEVIEMLKEATQLEIAYAEDTMPNGLLGMNAQMCEEYMHFICNRRCSQLGLPELFPGARNPFPWMSEAIDLKKEKNFFEARVTEYQTGGSLKW
- a CDS encoding helix-turn-helix domain-containing protein produces the protein MSPTPQTSLLINTLKRALKTHGVTYAHVADALDLSEASVKRLFSEESFSLQRLETVSNLAGLSLTELSQMVEDGAGEIRQLSAAQEQALADEPRLLLVFYLLLNRYTLADIITDYDLEELDCIRLMTRLDRMGLIELQPGNRARLLTSRFLTWRENGPIRAFFDQHVRGEFFDSAFDTPPESLQFVSGMLSQASLRVMERKLNTLAKEFNELARLDSGLPLDERHGCSVMLAQRVWAFSMFSRYARKQG
- a CDS encoding MFS transporter; the protein is MAQGNTQSLLRQRRFAPFFCTQFLGAFNDNLFKQALLILIAFQGTRWGVSNPDVMINVAAGLFVLPFFLFSPLAGQIADKLEKSRLIRAIKLGEIAIMGVAVAGLLTQSLWLLITALFLLGAQSSLFGPVKYGIIPQHLRDDELVAGNGLVEMGTFLAILIGTIAGGLLIERADAGPALVSIAVVVLAVLGYLASRRIPNAPAAAPDLTINWNLFGEIARNLRYTYGNRTVFLAIIGVSWFWFFGALLMTQFPNYTRLALGGNELVGTLLLAAFSVGIGVGSLLCDRLSGQRVELGLVPFGAIGISVFTIQMFFTVPTELNVDALMTPAEFLATDYGWTLLTSVVLLGLFGGFYIVPLYALIQQRSDPEHRSRTIAGNNVLNALAMVLASGFAIVLLGVAGLSIPQLFLVVGVMNAAVALYIFTLVPEFLMRFLIWMAIHTVYRLRKQGLEHIPEDGPAVLVCNHVSFVDALIIAGAVRRPVRFVMHYRIFRIPLLSFIFRTAKAIPIASAKENPQLLEEANARIDAALADGEIVCTFPEGRITDHGEMNTFRRGIEHIVRRRPVPVIPMALSGLWGSFFSRKDGPAFLKLPRRLLERVGLSAGEPVAPHEATAELLQRRVASLQEETP
- a CDS encoding S41 family peptidase produces the protein MNRLIRHLALTTLSCCLLLPAAATADDDGVSLPRFPSISPDGEHIAFSWGGDLWRAPVSGGDARRLTRHEQDDLHSSWSPDGDWLTFTSVRDGYLNLWRVHEDGTRVSQLTHSDRHLRNPGYDLDADGNPVITFSGLLEADVYRDQRPYVVSPEGGDHRRLHDAFGSEPRLSPDGLRTVFTRGGIYHGWNRRHYRGPEAMDLWLHDHEEDSFRPLTERDGDDGNARWADDRTLVFMSDREGETVNLYRMRLDEDDAIERLTDFNGHDVQHFDVSRDGSTAVVQVWDTLYTLDLASDDAQPRPIALRAGEDGHDRFELKRIDREITEAALSPDGRTMAYIAYGRVYVRHIDEHSPTRPVTRGTHARHKDLSWSPDGLRLYFTNDSDGTESIYQARVALTREEIRSGRIQPSDAIAESPVEEIPPGADPAPEPVDDGIMAVAARSGDEDDADPGQRSDEPEDPFAPVEPGLPPEPDDPPDPALLPEPLDEPDAEPETIPETELDPDEDTGDLPRHRDPARWHDAVQFYIRPMVQTEHNDREASPSPDGNSVAFRRGRGDLMTLDLDTGETTRLVEGWDSNIHWRWSPDSRHIAYSQNNLDFSANIFIVPADGSAAPVNITRHPRNDINPRWSADGRKLSFISNRSGQYYNLYRIYLDRSLENMTRRERATYYRDARAEAAKRRPLPVQRDPDDAVEPVSLDLDRAWRRIERVADLPRHQFANEMTPGGDRFVFNQSGEGLVSMNWDGSDRKRLAPRAEVQHLNVTGDRVIYIADGRVGVVSTTGGSPTHPDISARIRVDLREQALQKFRETARVMDEHFYRQDMNGLDWGEVVAEYEDLIRRTRTASEFSDITNRLLGELAASHTGLSNPGPGAARRQPSGRLGIDYEPVELDDGRRGYRVLSVIPDGPVDRGPARMEPGDVITEIDLEPFHERDTMLYRLRGRVDEEVIVTFERGSGRRPSPARTLVTPVDYSDLATLRYDAFRERSRERVEERSDGRLGYIHIQSMNQTSLEDFQGDLYAAAYDREGLIIDVRNNGGGHTTDRILTSIMTREHAYTIPAGADGEATGHYPQDRLDAPRYTLPINMLANEKSYSNAEILAHAFSTLERGTLVGQQTYGGVISTGSHSLIDGANLRRPYRGWYLPDGTDMEHNGALPDILVEQTPEDEVADRDRQLDRAVDDMLERLERNHDN
- a CDS encoding lipocalin family protein, which translates into the protein MPAIRPLITLMTAAALLWGCQSRPPMETVDYVDLERYMGDWYVIANIPTFLERGAHNAVERYTLNEDGTIDTVFTFRDGGFDGEKKRYNPTGFVRSDDNAEWGMQFIWPIKAEFLVIYLDDDYEHTVIGRTRRDYVWIMSREPEMPEEDLQRIIAFLGERGYDTDAIERVPQQWGESTEG
- a CDS encoding DksA/TraR family C4-type zinc finger protein, giving the protein MAVGWAKDGAVQEQIDSTVEESVERARRQLPTGESLSHCEACDAEIPPGRREAIPGVRLCVICQEERDREQTAHGHYNRRGSKDSQLR